A stretch of DNA from Nevskiales bacterium:
AAGAAGGCCGCGAGCACGCTGTGAATCACCTGCCAAAGGGTAGGTGGCCTTTCGTTCGGGTTTTCCATGCGCTTCACGCAGAACCTGCCATCACCCCACCCCTGCCCCCATCCAGGGGGAGGCAGCCGAGACGGGCCGTCAGTAGCTTTCGAGGATCTTGCGCGAGACCTCGAGATCGCCCTTGGACTTGGCGCGGATGTCCTGGGCGATCAGGTCTTCGATCTTGCCGCCGACCAGCGGGATCTTGACGCTCACGTCCCACTTGAAGTGATTGACGGCGCCGCCGGCCTCGTCCTTGAGCGTCATGTCGCAGGTGATCTTGGCGGGCAGCCCCTTCATCTCGATGTTGAGCCGCCCCTTCTTGGCCTTGCAGTCCCAGCTGTCCTCCTGCACCACGGTGGCGGTCTCCGGCAGGAACTTCTTGGCGAAGCCCGGCACCGGCGCGCTGGATTTCATCGTGTACTGGCACTTGATGCGAAAACGATCGCCATTCTTCTCGTGCTCCAGCACCTTGATGTCCCAGTA
This window harbors:
- a CDS encoding DUF2505 domain-containing protein, whose protein sequence is MQFTDKHSYSKNSDTVMKMYSDRAFFERKYKESGYWDIKVLEHEKNGDRFRIKCQYTMKSSAPVPGFAKKFLPETATVVQEDSWDCKAKKGRLNIEMKGLPAKITCDMTLKDEAGGAVNHFKWDVSVKIPLVGGKIEDLIAQDIRAKSKGDLEVSRKILESY